GTTCCCGGCGATCGAACCGACGCGGAGTTCTGGAACCGAATGGCCTTCGGCAATGGAAACGGCTGGCTTCCGGCTCGGATCGGGTCGCTTCTCGGGCAATGGACCGCGCGATCGGCGATTGCTCGACCCTTGCCGACGAGCTTCGCCGCTCCCGTGTTCGGCGCGATCGCCCGAGACGGCGCGCCGTCTGCCCTGGGATCAGCCGCCCTGTTCGCGGCCTTCGCGCTGGAACTGGTGGAGACGGACCCTCCCGCCGAGGTCCTGGCCCGGCTCGATTCGGGTGATCCGTGGCTCGTTGAGCGTTCGATTGGCTCGGGCCGCGCCGCGATTCTTGCCGGCTCGCTCGACGCCGACGGAGGAACCTTGCCGGCCAACCCGGATTTTGTCCCGTTTGTTCATGAGCTGATGTTCCGACTGGCCGATCCTGCCCCCGACGCCTCTCCCACTCGCCCCGGCGCTCCGTTGGTTGTTCCGATCGACTCGCCCTTGGCCGAAGGGCGCACCACGATCGCCGTGCGGACCCCCTCTGGCCGCGACGCTGAGGCCCTGATCGACCGAACCGGCGACGGCGTCTTCGCTCGCCTTCCCGTCACCGACGAACCCGGCCTTTATCGCTTCGATCTGCCCGACGACCGCCGCCTCTACCGCCTGGTTACCGCCGATCAAGCCGAGGCGACCCGATTGCCCCTCTCAACCGCCGATCGAGCGACAATCGCCGAGGGCTGGCCCCTCAACTTCGCCGACGATGATCGGTCGAGACCGCTGGTGTCGAACACCCCGAACCGACCGTCAAGGCCGCTCTGGCGAGGGCTGATCCTGGCCGCCCTGGCCGGGCTTTGCCTCGAAGTCTGGCTCACCCGACGCCTGGCTCGCCGCCGAGGGCTCGCCGCCGTCGCTGGGGCAAATTGAGCGCCGATCGAGCAGAGATTGCCGCGAAGCGCATTGCGTCGGCTCCGGAGACGGGGCACAATCCGAATCGAGGGAGCGAGGCTGGCCCGGCTCGCCTTGCGTGGACCCGATCCTCAGCCTCTCAAACACTCCGCCACCCCGATCGACCGCCACGGAGAAACGACCGATGACCCGACGCGCCTGGATAGCCCTGACCCTGGCCGCCGCGTTTGCCTCAACCGCCGCCGCGCAGGACGAGACGACGAACATCCTTCTAATTGGCAAGGACCGCGACCACCCACCGAAGACGCATGAATATATGGCAGAGTGTTCGTTGCTGGCCAAGTGCCTGGAGCAGACCCCCGGTGTGGAGGCGACCGTCTCTGACGGCTGGCCGACCGATGCCGACGCCTTCGACGGTGTGAAAACCATTGTCTTTTACACCGCCAACGCCGGCGACATCTTCCTGAACCCCGCTCACCGCGAGCAGGCCGATCAACTGCTCAAGGACGGCGTCGGTCTGGTCGCCTTGCACTGGTCGACCGCCGCGAACATGGAGAACGGCCCGCGCTGGATGGAGATCATGGGGGGCTGGTTCAACCCCTCGTTTTCCGAGATTCCGGTGGTTGAGTCCTCGATCCGCCCCGTCGCCCCCGACCACCCGATTGCCCGCGGCTGGGACGAAACGCCCATGACCGATGAATATTACATCAAGCTCAGATACCTCGATGATGCCAAGCCTGTCGTCATGACCGAGGTGAACGGCACCGATTACCCCGTCGGCTGGGTCTACGAGCGTCCCGACGGCGGCCGATCGTTCGGCTACGTCTGCGGACACTTCCACGACTGCTTCCGCATCCCCGCCTTCCGCCGATCGGTCGTCAACGGCATCCTCTGGACCGCCGGTCTTGAGGTCCCCGCAACCGGAGCCCCGGTTGACGTGACCGACGAGGATCTCGTCTTGCCGCCCGATCCCCGAGTCTCAGAATAGTCATCGCCGATGGGTCGAGCCTGGGTGTGGTACGGGTTCGACCCTGGATTCGTGCCCCCTGGCGTCCCTGCTCGATCGGCGAAGACAACCAGAAGCAACAGCTCCCAGACCGGGTGGTTCGAGGGACGGGTGAGGAGAGGATGATGACCGATTTCGAAACCGTCTCCCGAGAAATCCACGGCATCATCGACCGCCGACGGGAGCTTTATACGTTTCTCGGTTCGGTCTTTGCCGCGCTCGGGATCTTCCTGCAAAACGCCTTGCAAGGAGGACTCCCTGCGAGCCTTGGCCGGGTGCAGGACCACCTGTTCGCCTTCTATGCCGTTTTGGTGCTGGTGCCGTCGCTGGTGCTTTCGCTCCGGATGGGTCGCCTGCACGGCGGGTTGACGCTCAACGGAATGCTCTACGCCCGCTTGATGCAAGGGCGCGGCTTTGCAGGCCCGACCGACCCGGAGGCCGCCGGCCGTCGAAATTTCTTCGGTGTCTCGTATTTGCAATTCTTGCTGGCCGATGTGATTGCTGGGTTTTCGGCTGCGGTGCTCGCTCTGGCCTTGAATGCTCCTCCGGTGGCTGCGGCAGCCGTGGGATTGACCACGCTGGGCGCCTGGCTGCTGATCGACGGTCGGTTCCACCGTCAGGCGGTCTCCTACGCCCGTGCCCGGATCGCCGAAGATTCCTTTGAGGAGGTCAACCGCGAACAGTGGGAGGCCCACGTCCACGCGACACTCAAGGGTTGCAATCAAGATCTCATCGGCACCGTCTCATTCGTCGGTTTGATGATGTTCTCGACCTTCGAGGTTCTCTCCTCCTTCGGCCAGATCGCCGAGGACGCAACCGTTGACATTCCGCTCGAGCTGGCGGGGGCCTTCGGGCCCGCATTATTCACAGCGCTCTTGTTGCTCACCTGTCTCATCGGCTTGCTCGTGTATGTGCGGGTACGGCTGGCCATCGGCCACAATTCGCTTCACCTTTACCCGAACGACGATCCCTTTCGTCCCTTGAAGCTGACCGACTCGCTGCTCGGCTACATCTTGCTCGCGTTCCTGTTCGCTGTTTCGCTGCACTTGTTCCTGACGGTCTCCCTTGATGCTCGGGAAGGGACTGAGGCGTGGGTGCTGGTGGCGGATTTCGTCGCGTTCGTCGTCGCGATTGTGGCCGCTCAGGTGGCTCTGGTCGTCGCCGGTCGGCGCGTGAAGCGGACCGGCACAGCGGTCCTCATCGCGGGAACACCAGGCGAGAGGGGCGACATCGCCTGAGGAGACCGTCAGAATTGGTGAGCCTGGGCGCGACGATCCGATCGCTTCTGCCTCGGCTTTTGAGGTTGATCCATACGATTCCATCGAGAGAGTGGGAGAATGCGCCGGGTCGCGAAAACGTACGACCCAGGAAGGCCGATCTTCGCGGACGTGACAAACCCGACATCGACAACGGGACCGCTGGAGCCGAGTGGTCAGACCGCATCAACGGCCGACAAGTTGATCATACTCGGCATGCGATCCGATCCAGAACCAGACGAACTCCTGATCTCGCTGGACAGCCAGTGCCCGGTAGTGCAGTCCAACCCGGGCAGACCAGAAGCGACCGACACGACGAAAGTGCAACGAGGGATGCCTTGGGTCGGCCCGAAGCAGGGCGAACGACGAATCGGCCAGTTGCTGGATCGGCTCAGGCAACTGGTGGTAGAGGGACCAGAATCTGGGGGAGGCTCGGTGATTCACAGGTCCGTACAAAGCCCTTCATCCAGGTCGCGAAGCGCTTCGTCCGCCAGCTCATCCAGACGGCCCTCACGGACATCCTCCTCGAACTCGTGGTCCCACACCTCAGCGTCAAACGCGGCGAACCACGAACGAAACTCCGCAAGTTGATCGGGCGGGAGATTCGCAACCGCCCGTTCGATCTCTTCCACGGTACTCATCGCGGCAATCCCCGATCGGTGCACTCGGCCGATGATCTGAGTCTCTCTGCGGCTCTCCCCATCATAGCCCACGCGTTCGACCGGGCACAGTCGAGTCTGTTCATGGGAATCGTGACACCCCGCTCGTTCTCGTTTGGAATGATTTTCGAGGGAGAGTCGTTGCGATTCCGACCCAATCAGGGTCAAGATGGGGGAGAGGTCGGTCGGCGGCAACGAGCCCGAAGCGCTTGGAATCGCCGATCCATCCGGGGATCTCGGTTGTGATTTCAAGGCCGGGCTCCGGGGCGGTCACGAGGCGCCGGGCTTTTGTTCGAGCATCGATCAAGCGGGATTGACCCGCCGGGAGCGATTCAAACCGGCCGGGTCGTCCCGACCTTATTGCTTGGGGAGCATCGAATCTCATGGGACCTCGATCAGGAAATCCGACCCGTCGTGATTGGATCAAGACGTCCGTGGCTGTTGCCGGAAGCGCGGTGGCGATGCCCTGGATCGTGCCCGCCTCGGCCCTGGGACGACAGGCGGGAACGAAGGCGGCCTCGGAGCGGATCACCTTCGGTGTGATCGGCTTCGGTCCGCGCTGCACGTATGTGATGAAGGCCATGCTGCCGATGGCCGACCCGCACTTCGTGGCCATTTGCGACGTGCAGAAATCCCGACGTGAGGCCGGTAAGGCACTCGTGGATGAACAATACGGCAATACCGATTGCACCACGACCCGAGAGTTCGAGGACCTGCTCGCCCGCGACGACATCGACGCGATGCTCATTGCCACCGGCGACCGCTGGCACGGCCCCGCCTCGATCCTGGCCGCGAAGGCCGGCAAGGATGTTTACAGCGAAAAGCCCTGCGCCCTGACCATCGAGATCGCCCAGAAGCTCGACGACACCTTCCGCGAGACCGGCCGCGTCTTCCAGGCCGGCACTCAGCGCCGGAGCGTCGCCAACTTCCAGGCCGCCGTCACCCTGGCGCAAAGCGGCAAGCTTGGCAAACTCAAGGAACTTCATGCGTCGGTCTATACCCCGACGCTCGACAACACCTGGCTCCCCGGCGAACCGACCCCGCCGATCGACGTGGTTGACTGGGATCGCTGGCTCGGCCCTGCTCCCTGGCGGCCCTATAACGAAAAATATGTGCAAGGCCGATGGCGCGGCCAGTGGGATTTCGACTCCGGCGCCCGCTTGCTGGACTGGGCCGCCCACACCCTCGACCTCTGCCAGCAGGCCAAGGGAGCCGACGACACGATGCCCGTCTCGTACGAGCCGGGTGAGAAGTCGATCATCGCCCGATACGCCGACGGCGTCCCCATCATCCTCGACTTCCTCGAAACCCCCTTCGGTGAGCGCGAGGGCTGGATTACCGAGCTGGGCACCTGCCCGGTGCGGTTTGTGGGCGAGGACGGCTGGGTCGAAACGGGCGACAACGGCGGGATCGTCGTCGAGCCCGAATCCCTCCGCGCCGAGCTGCCCGACGTCTCCGCCGCGCCCCAGGTCGGGCTCGATGTCGGCGCTCATGCGCAAGACTTCTTCGACGCGATTCGATCCCGAGGCACCACCAACGCCAATTCCCGGATCATGCGGCACTCTCACATCGCCTGCCACGCCGCCGCGCTCTCGTGGGTCCTTGGCCGCACCCTCACGCTGGACCCCAAGCGCGAGGAGTTCATCGACGACGCCGAGGCCAACAGCCTCCGCTCCCGACCCGAGCGACAACCGTACGTGATTTGATGCCGAGATGGTTTTGGCACGAAGCCCCGGGGCGACCGGCTCCGGGGCGATTGGTTCATCGGCTCGTGACACTCCGACACGCTCCGTTGAGGCTTGGTCCGTACGCTCATCAGGGAGTTCTTTGATGATGGTTTTGCGAACGCTGCTCGTCGTCTTCGCGTCTGCCGTTCTCGTGTCGATCGCCCCTGCGACGGCCCCGGCGCAGCAGCCCGCGGCACCGCTGGCACTGGGTGAGGCCGCTCCCGAGTTCCGCCTGCCGGGCGTGGACGGGAAAACCTATACGCTCAATGACTTCGAGGATGCCGAGGTTCTCGTCGTCTATTTCACCTGCAACCATTGCCCCACCGCCCAGGCGTACGAAGACCGCGTTGCCCGATTTGTCGAGACGTACAAGGACAAAGGAGTGGCGCTGGTCGCCATCTCACCGAACGACCCGAAGGCCGTTCGCCTCGACGAGCTGGGCTACAGCGATCTGAATGACTCGTTCGAGGAAATGAAAATCCGGGCGAGCGATCACAAGTTCAACTACCCCTACCTCTACGACGGCGACACGCAAGAGGTGTCCCGCGCGTTCGGTGTCCTGGCGACACCTCATGTCTACATCTTCGACCATGATCGCAGGCTCCGCTATCAAGGCCGCTTCGACGACGCCGAGGTGAAGGAAGTGACCTCGCACGACGCGATCAACGCCGTCGACGCTCTGCTTGCCGGCAAGGAGGTTCCCGTTCCCACGACCCGTGTCTTTGGCTGCTCGACCAAGTGGTCCGACAAGCGCGAGGATGCCCGCAAATCGCTCGAACGCTGGAACGCCGAGCCGGTCGAACTTCAGACCATCGACCTCGACGGCGTGGCCAAGCTGGCAAAGAACGACTCGGATGACCTCCTGCTCGTCAACCTCTGGGCCACCTGGTGCGGTCCTTGCGTGGCCGAGTTACCTGAGTTCGTCGAGATGAACCGGATGTACCGCGGTCGTGACTTCAAACTGATCACCATCAGTCTTGACGACCTCGACGCCCAATCCAAGGCGCTCGAAGTCTTGACCCAACACCACGTTTCCGCGACCAACTACCTGCTCGACGCCGAGAACCGCGATGCCTTCGCCGAGGCTCTCGACCCCCAGTGGCCCGGCCCCGTGCCGTACACTCTGCTCATCGCCCCCGGCGGCAAGGTCCTCTACCGCCACACGGGCGAGATCGACCCGCTGGAGGTCAAGCGGGCGATCGTCGATTTCCTGGGCCGGACCTACTGATCGGTCTGGTCGCCGGTGACTGCCTCGCGTAAGGGGGCGGGGCAGTGGTCCCAGGTGGCCTGATAGGTCGCTTCGAGCGGCGCGGGGATGTAGGTGCCGGGGGTGAGGAACAGGGGCATCTCCGGCAGCGGGTCCCCCACCCCGACCGGATCGACGTAGGCGACCTTGGTCTCCCCGGCGGCATAGGAGACGACCGTCAGGTTTTTGCCCGGGGGCGGTTCGAACGGCTCCTCCAGGAAGGCGTCCCAGATGGCCGGGTGGATGCCGTGCGGGTCGCGGTCGCTCGGCGGGAACAGGTCGACGACCAGCAGGTGGATCCCCCCTCGCACCAGCTCAACCGCCTTTTCGGTGAACGACCGCAGGGCTGCCCGGCTGCTCTTGTTGCCTGGTGAGACAATCTCGATGACGGCCACGACCTCGCCCAGCGGGTGGTGGATCGCGATCCGGTTGGCCTTCGCGGCGTAGGCGTCCTCATCCGCCTGCCGCACCGCCCACGCCCTCGGCGGCCGTTCCGCCACGGCCAGACCCCCGGGGGCCGGTCGAGAAACGCTGTGCTGGAGCGTCAGCACGTCCGGCACCAGGCCGATCGCCCGCTGTTCCGCCAGGGCCGAGTAGCCTACGGGCAACACTCCGGCGTTCAGGGTGTTCGCCAGCTCGATCACCCAGCTTTGATGGAAGTGGTGGAACAGCCCGGTATAAACTCGCGTCCAGTCGTGAATCGGCATGGTCGTCATCCCTATTCGCGCGGGCGTCTCGCAGCCCCGGACTCCCACGCCGATTCATTCTACGGCGCTTCGGTTGGCTCGTCGTCCCCTCCGACGCCGTCCGGTGACGCGGCGAAGAGCTCATCCTGCAGATCCAGGAGCGTCTCGGCCGGCCCAGGGCCGAAGCGCTCGCGCAGGCTCGCCGCCTCGTCGCCTCGGCCGATGGCCTCGTTCAGCCGGGCGATGTTCGGGTGATCGATCAGAACCAGGGCCTGGCGGTCGATCTCGAAGCGGGCGATGACCTGCTTCACGTCCATGTCTGGCTTGATTGTCTTCAGGGCGACGCAGCGGCTCGACGTTCGCTTCCAGCTGACCATCGCCGCGGAGTCGTCAGCCGAGCAAGGCCCGAATCGGTCTGCCGTCGGTCAGCAGGTGAGGACGGTCGAGCGGATCGTGGAGGATCGTGTCATGAGGAATCCCCATCAATTCATAAATCGTTGCGGTGATGTCTTGCGGCGTGACGGGATCGAGGGCGGGATAGGCGGCAAACGAATCGCTCGCGCCGAAGATGGCTCCGGCGGGCAGGCCGCCACCGGCAAACAGCGCGGTGTAGCAGTGCGGCCAGTGATCGCGGCCGTTGGCGTCGGCCCCGGCGTCGGAGGTGATCTGACCCACGCGAGGGGTCCGGCCGAACTCTCCCATGGCGACGACAAGTGTTTCATCCAGCAATTGCCGATCGTGCAAATCTTCGATCAAGGCCGAGAAGGCGCGATCGAACATCGGCAAGATTGACTGCTTGAGCAGCGGGAAATGCTGGCGGTGCGTGTCCCAGGTCTGATCGTACCGCGCTCCGGTGCAAAGGGTCACGGTGCGCACCCCGGCCTCGATCAATCGTCGAGAGAGCAGGGCGCACTGACCCAGGTGCGGTAGGCCGCCGAACTGCCTCGCCTCCTTTTCGCGGGGGTTGTCGGGGTCGAGGCCGTAGCGTTCGCGGACCGATTCGGGCTCTTCCGACAGATCAAACGCCCGGCGCGCGGCTCGGCTGGAAACCAGTTCATACGCTTTCCGATAATGGGTGTCCATGCCTTCGACCACCGGCCAGGCATGGTCGATCGAGCGATCGACGGCATCGAGCAGCGATCGCCGAGCCTCCAGGCGATCGAGCGGCACCTCGGCCGGCAAGGTGAGGCCCGGAACCTGATAGCCGGGTAGGCTGGGATCGCCCGAGACGAACGGCTGGCACTCCGCCCCCAAAAATCCGGCATCCTGACCGGGCAGGAACTGGCCGAGATTGCTCATCCAGTCGGGCACATGCACGAAGTCGGGCAGGGGGCGTCCCGTGGGCCGAAGCTTCGCCAGGACCGCGCCAAAGGGGGGAAAGTTCTCCGGCCTCGGGCCGACAATCAGGCTCCCTCCCGCAAGGGGAGGCTTGCCCGTGAGGGCGAAATAGGCCCCAGCGTTGTGGTCGACAATCGAGTGATGAACCGATCGAACAAGCGTCAAATGATGAGCAATCTTGCTGGTTCTCGGCAAATGCTCGCAGACCTGCAGCCCCGGTAACGAGGTGTCGATGGGCCGGAATTCGCCCCGAACGTTCTCCGGGGCCTCGGGCTTCATGTCCCAGAGGTCCTGATGCGCCGGGCCGCCTTCGAGGAAGAACAGGATCAGCGATTTCGCCTTCGCCTTGCTGGGATCGGCCGCCCGGATCAAGGTCGGCAACGTCAATCCCACGAGCGACCCCGCACCGATGCGGAGCACCTCGCGACGGGTCGGACCGTGGCACAGGCGACGGGTTCGCGAGGTGAGCCGCAGCATCGTCCCCTCCGTTGGGTCGAGGGTCGA
Above is a genomic segment from Tautonia marina containing:
- a CDS encoding ThuA domain-containing protein, with protein sequence MTRRAWIALTLAAAFASTAAAQDETTNILLIGKDRDHPPKTHEYMAECSLLAKCLEQTPGVEATVSDGWPTDADAFDGVKTIVFYTANAGDIFLNPAHREQADQLLKDGVGLVALHWSTAANMENGPRWMEIMGGWFNPSFSEIPVVESSIRPVAPDHPIARGWDETPMTDEYYIKLRYLDDAKPVVMTEVNGTDYPVGWVYERPDGGRSFGYVCGHFHDCFRIPAFRRSVVNGILWTAGLEVPATGAPVDVTDEDLVLPPDPRVSE
- a CDS encoding ParE family toxin-like protein, whose product is MNHRASPRFWSLYHQLPEPIQQLADSSFALLRADPRHPSLHFRRVGRFWSARVGLHYRALAVQRDQEFVWFWIGSHAEYDQLVGR
- a CDS encoding Gfo/Idh/MocA family protein, translating into MGPRSGNPTRRDWIKTSVAVAGSAVAMPWIVPASALGRQAGTKAASERITFGVIGFGPRCTYVMKAMLPMADPHFVAICDVQKSRREAGKALVDEQYGNTDCTTTREFEDLLARDDIDAMLIATGDRWHGPASILAAKAGKDVYSEKPCALTIEIAQKLDDTFRETGRVFQAGTQRRSVANFQAAVTLAQSGKLGKLKELHASVYTPTLDNTWLPGEPTPPIDVVDWDRWLGPAPWRPYNEKYVQGRWRGQWDFDSGARLLDWAAHTLDLCQQAKGADDTMPVSYEPGEKSIIARYADGVPIILDFLETPFGEREGWITELGTCPVRFVGEDGWVETGDNGGIVVEPESLRAELPDVSAAPQVGLDVGAHAQDFFDAIRSRGTTNANSRIMRHSHIACHAAALSWVLGRTLTLDPKREEFIDDAEANSLRSRPERQPYVI
- a CDS encoding redoxin domain-containing protein, which codes for MMVLRTLLVVFASAVLVSIAPATAPAQQPAAPLALGEAAPEFRLPGVDGKTYTLNDFEDAEVLVVYFTCNHCPTAQAYEDRVARFVETYKDKGVALVAISPNDPKAVRLDELGYSDLNDSFEEMKIRASDHKFNYPYLYDGDTQEVSRAFGVLATPHVYIFDHDRRLRYQGRFDDAEVKEVTSHDAINAVDALLAGKEVPVPTTRVFGCSTKWSDKREDARKSLERWNAEPVELQTIDLDGVAKLAKNDSDDLLLVNLWATWCGPCVAELPEFVEMNRMYRGRDFKLITISLDDLDAQSKALEVLTQHHVSATNYLLDAENRDAFAEALDPQWPGPVPYTLLIAPGGKVLYRHTGEIDPLEVKRAIVDFLGRTY
- a CDS encoding DUF4058 family protein, with amino-acid sequence MPIHDWTRVYTGLFHHFHQSWVIELANTLNAGVLPVGYSALAEQRAIGLVPDVLTLQHSVSRPAPGGLAVAERPPRAWAVRQADEDAYAAKANRIAIHHPLGEVVAVIEIVSPGNKSSRAALRSFTEKAVELVRGGIHLLVVDLFPPSDRDPHGIHPAIWDAFLEEPFEPPPGKNLTVVSYAAGETKVAYVDPVGVGDPLPEMPLFLTPGTYIPAPLEATYQATWDHCPAPLREAVTGDQTDQ
- a CDS encoding DUF1501 domain-containing protein, with protein sequence MLRLTSRTRRLCHGPTRREVLRIGAGSLVGLTLPTLIRAADPSKAKAKSLILFFLEGGPAHQDLWDMKPEAPENVRGEFRPIDTSLPGLQVCEHLPRTSKIAHHLTLVRSVHHSIVDHNAGAYFALTGKPPLAGGSLIVGPRPENFPPFGAVLAKLRPTGRPLPDFVHVPDWMSNLGQFLPGQDAGFLGAECQPFVSGDPSLPGYQVPGLTLPAEVPLDRLEARRSLLDAVDRSIDHAWPVVEGMDTHYRKAYELVSSRAARRAFDLSEEPESVRERYGLDPDNPREKEARQFGGLPHLGQCALLSRRLIEAGVRTVTLCTGARYDQTWDTHRQHFPLLKQSILPMFDRAFSALIEDLHDRQLLDETLVVAMGEFGRTPRVGQITSDAGADANGRDHWPHCYTALFAGGGLPAGAIFGASDSFAAYPALDPVTPQDITATIYELMGIPHDTILHDPLDRPHLLTDGRPIRALLG